The following nucleotide sequence is from Mucilaginibacter sp. cycad4.
TTGCTAACAAGAAAAAAGCTACTAAATAGTAAGTGAATAGTGATTGGTGGGCGGTGAGTAGTTGTCGCTTCGCAGATCATTAGGATTACCTCATTTTACAGTATAATTAATGGGTCCGGATTATTCGCTAATTCAGTAATTCATTAATTCAAAAATTAAAAAAATGGCTAAAGCTAAAAAAGTAACCAAGAAACGCATTGTGATTGTTGAGCCGGTTGGCGAAGCACACATCAATGCTACTTTCAACAACATCATCATCACCCTTACCAACAAAACCGGCCAGGCAGTTTCATGGTCATCAGCTGGTAAAATGGGTTTCAAAGGTTCAAAAAAGAATACTCCTTACGCTGCTTCACAAGCTGCTGCCGATTGCGGTAAAGTTGCTTATGACTTAGGCTTGCGTAAAGTTGAAGTATTTGTAAAAGGCCCTGGTGCCGGTCGTGAATCTGCTATCCGTACTTTGCAAACTGCAGGTATCGAAGTAACTACGATTAAAGATATTACACCGCTTCCGCACAACGGTTGCCGTCCTTCAAAAAGAAGAAGAGTTTAATTAACATATTTTTTAAAGCTAAGATTCGGCAGCTGCAGGCTGCATGATACTTTAAGAACACACAAAAATGGCCAGATATACAGGACCAAAATCCAAAATTGCCCGTCGTTTCCGTGAGCCGATCTTCGGTCCGGACAAAGCGTTAGATCGTAAAAACTATCCACCGGGCCAACATGGCGCGTCAAAACGCCGTGGAAAGCAATCAGAGTATTCAACTCAGTTGCAAGAGAAACAAAAAGTTAAATACACTTACGGTGTATTGGAACGTCAGTTCGAAAACTTATTTCACCGCGCTTCTGCTAAAGAAGGTATCACAGGCGAAAACCTGTTGAAATTCCTGGAAGCACGTTTAGACAACGCTGTTTTCCGTTTAGGAATTGCTCCTACACGTTCGGCAGCACGTCAATTGGTTAACCACAAACACATCACTGTTAACGGTGCTGTTGTAAACATCGCTTCATATGCATTGAAAGCTGGTGACGTGGTTGCAGTACGTGAAAAATCTAAATCATTAGAAGCTATCACTACTTCAGTAGCCGGAAGAAGAATCAACAAATACAGCTGGTTAGAGTGGGATGCAAGTGCCTTAACAGGTAAATTCCTTAACTATCCTAACCGCGATGAGATCCCTGAAAACATCAAGGAAAACCTGATCGTCGAGTTGTACTCAAAATAATAAGATATTGGATATTAGATGTGAGATTTGGGACTTGTTCTCAAATCTCATTTCTGGTTACATACGTAAACAAATCAATTATAAGAATGTTCTTAGGTACCAGATAGTTGAATACAGGCGTGCAAAATGTCTTAAATCTAATATCTCAAATCTCAGATCTATTAATTAGTAAACAATAAATAAAGGATATAAATGGCAATTTTAGCATTTCAAAAACCAGACAAGGTTATCATGCAAAAAGCAAATGATTTTGATGGTACGTTTGAATTTCGTCCGTTAGAACCAGGCTTTGGTGTAACCATTGGTAATGCTCTGCGTCGTATCTTACTTTCATCACTTGAGGGTTATGCAATTACTTCTGTACGTTTTTCGGGAGTAACGCATGAATTTTCGACCATCAAAGGTGTTGTTGAAGACGTAACCGAGATCATCCTGAACCTTAAACAAGTTCGTTTTAAGAAA
It contains:
- the rpsK gene encoding 30S ribosomal protein S11, with amino-acid sequence MAKAKKVTKKRIVIVEPVGEAHINATFNNIIITLTNKTGQAVSWSSAGKMGFKGSKKNTPYAASQAAADCGKVAYDLGLRKVEVFVKGPGAGRESAIRTLQTAGIEVTTIKDITPLPHNGCRPSKRRRV
- the rpsD gene encoding 30S ribosomal protein S4, which translates into the protein MARYTGPKSKIARRFREPIFGPDKALDRKNYPPGQHGASKRRGKQSEYSTQLQEKQKVKYTYGVLERQFENLFHRASAKEGITGENLLKFLEARLDNAVFRLGIAPTRSAARQLVNHKHITVNGAVVNIASYALKAGDVVAVREKSKSLEAITTSVAGRRINKYSWLEWDASALTGKFLNYPNRDEIPENIKENLIVELYSK